A stretch of DNA from Rhizobium sullae:
TTCCACTGGCTGCCCTACCTCGATATAGCGGGCATTGATCTGGGGAACCTCAACTCCGATGATCGTATCCGTCGTATCAATGAACGCCATAACCGGGGCCACGGGTAGGCTGCTGACGCGCGCACCTTTGCGAAGCGCAAGGTTGGTGACATAGCCATCGGCCGGAGCCCGAACGATCGTTTTGTCCAGGTCCCACTTTGCACCCACGAGCTGCGCCTGAAGCTGATTGACCTCCGCTTGGCTTTGCTCGGCATCGAAAGCTCTTCCTGCGCCGGTCTCTTTCAGACGTGTCGTTTCCGAGAGGCGAAGCTGTGCAAGATCGAGTTGTGCCTGCAGGGCATCCACCTTGGCCTTGAAGGGAACCGGATCGATCCGGAAAAGCACATCGCCTTCCTTGAGCGTTGTGTTCGCAATGACGGGAACTTCTATAACTTCGCCCGACACGTCAGGAACGATAGCAACGGAGTTACGGACTGTCAGCGCCGTCCCCTGTGGCGCGCCCCAACCCATCGGAATAAACAGGCCGACGAGAAGCAGGAGCAGAACGAGGACCGGCGATACCTTCCAGAAAAGGTTGAAGGGCACGATCCGGAACTTTACGAGGCAAAAAAGAACGGCCAGGTAGACATTGAGAAGGACGACGATCATCGCACGTCCTCCGCTTTTCCAACTCGCGGCACATCGACGTAGGCCCAGATTAAGACGAGCGGCCATAACGCGAAGCCAAGAAAAAGCGTGATCCAACCCGCCACTGTGACGGCTTGTGCCCAAGGATGGGCTCTTCGCGTGGCGATTACGCCAGGAAGCATGGCCAGAAATACGACGACTCCAGCCGTGCTTACGATAAGCACAATTAAAACTACCCAGGCGAAAATATCGAGCAAATTCAATCCTCGCCTATCTGCGTGGGTCCGGCATTACATCGTGGTTAGGCTATAGAAGATAAAGCCTAGTTGCAATCGGTCATCTATGCACTTCCAAGGGGTGTGTCGTGCCGGAGGTTACGCAAGTACGCGAATACAAAGGAAGATGCCGAGTATTAGGGCTCCTTGGGCGAAAAATATCCTCTGTCCAGCACGCACATAACCCACCGACGAAAGCGGTCACTGGTGGCGCTTGCTACAAAAGATCGGATAATTCCAGGGTAAGAGTTCATCAATCTGGCTCTGCTTGTGGCCGTTGACGATGGCGCTGAGCGTGCTGGTCAGATACGCAAGCGGATCGACCCTGTCTTGGTTTTGCGAGAACCGGGATCAAGCACCGGCGCACGGGTCTCGTCCATGAATAGCTTAGTCGAGCGCTTCAGGTCGGTGATCAAGGCATCGAAGACCGGACGCAGATCAAAAGCTGCCCGACCGACCCAATCGGCCAGTGTGGAGCGGTCGAGATCAATTCCTTGGCGGCTCATGATCTGGGCCTGCCGATAGAGCGGAAGATGATCGGCGTATTTGGACACCAGCACATGTGCGATGGTGGCCTCCGTCGGCAACCCGCCGTGGATCAGTCGCGGTGGGGCCGGAGCCTGAGCAACACCGTCGGTACAGGCACGGCAGGCATATTTGGGACGGCGGGTGACGATGACGCGGAATTGCGCCGGAACGACGTCCAGCCGCTCGGACACGTCCTCGCCGATGCAATGCAGGCATTCGCCGCAAGCGCAGACCAGGCTTTCCGGCTCGATGATCTCTTCTATGCGAGGAAGGTGAGCCGGAAGAGAGCCGCGATTGGCTGCACGGGGTTTGGAGCGCTGCTTGCCCGAAAGGCTATCCGTTTCGTCTTCGGCATGG
This window harbors:
- a CDS encoding HlyD family secretion protein; this encodes MIVVLLNVYLAVLFCLVKFRIVPFNLFWKVSPVLVLLLLLVGLFIPMGWGAPQGTALTVRNSVAIVPDVSGEVIEVPVIANTTLKEGDVLFRIDPVPFKAKVDALQAQLDLAQLRLSETTRLKETGAGRAFDAEQSQAEVNQLQAQLVGAKWDLDKTIVRAPADGYVTNLALRKGARVSSLPVAPVMAFIDTTDTIIGVEVPQINARYIEVGQPVEATFKYMPGKVYPGKVEGVLQAVSAGQARVSGTAVTPDSIQSAPMVVRIKLDDAEFARKLPAGSVGTAAIFTDHVGAAHVIRKVLLRQVAITNYLNPF
- a CDS encoding DUF3302 domain-containing protein, producing the protein MNLLDIFAWVVLIVLIVSTAGVVVFLAMLPGVIATRRAHPWAQAVTVAGWITLFLGFALWPLVLIWAYVDVPRVGKAEDVR